In Amblyraja radiata isolate CabotCenter1 chromosome 10, sAmbRad1.1.pri, whole genome shotgun sequence, one DNA window encodes the following:
- the LOC116978083 gene encoding leucine-rich repeat and IQ domain-containing protein 3-like isoform X1, whose product MARRGVCVKPERSQMSSELKRLVDNTHLVSPSISLILSCGEMEHISKEKKLKEIMVVNMSACYLINMGYLTNCSALRVCILPRNYISKMDALSNCPNLIKLDLHSNHITEIPDEFFWREMKCLEVLYLHNNIIGDMCSIEALSGCPQLTVLTLYDTPISLVPKYRHFVVNSIWSLKALDNFVIADEELMEDELDSSHYRAHSHQFLIYPPIPPQISTWRSELDNVQKLVGIINNILAHHSPVHIIQRWVRGHLTRKKLGQCHLKPRLSTEPHVSEADVLCHRGIHMLEDGRVWVEEASTNSDGQCNALQLQIDLNKLQAAVLEDRYEASELTSGIYPQVSKWNRWDSPNLRPQRDDVFRPRDFRRPIFHPSPDFVHLM is encoded by the exons ATGTCGTCAGAGCTGAAGCGATTGGTGGACAACACACACCTGGTGTCCCCTTCAATCTCGTTGATCTTGTCGTGTGGGGAGATGGAGCACATTAGCAAGGAGAAGAAACTGAAGGAGATTATGGTGGTGAACATGTCGGCATGTTACCTGATCAACATGGGCTACTTGACCAACTGCTCCGCTCTGCGTGTCTGCATTCTGCCCAGGAATTACATCTCCAAGATGGATGCTCTCTCAAACTGTCCCAATCTAATCAAGCTGGATCTCCATAGCAACCAT atTACCGAGATCCCAGACGAGTTCTTCTGGAGGGAGATGAAGTGTCTGGAGGTGCTGTATCTCCACAACAACATCATTGGTGACATGTGCAGCATCGAGGCACTGAGCGGCTGCCCACAGCTCACCGTGCTGACCCTGTACGACACCCCCATCAGCCTGGTGCCAAAGTATCGCCACTTTGTCGTCAACAGCATCTGGAGCCTGAAAGCGCTGGACAACTTTGTCATTGCCGACGAGGAACTGATGGAGGATGAGCTGGACAGCAGCCATTACCGTGCTCACAGTCACCAGTTCCTCATTTATCCTCCAATACCTCCACAG ATCTCCACCTGGCGCAGTGAGCTGGACAACGTCCAAAAGCTGGTGGGCATCATCAACAACATCCTTGCCCATCACTCCCCTGTGCACATCATTCAGCGCTGGGTCCGTGGCCACCTCACCAGGAAGAAGCTGGG ACAGTGTCATCTGAAGCCTCGGTTGTCAACAGAGCCGCACGTGTCAGAGGCTGACGTGCTGTGCCACAGGGGGATCCACATGTTGGAGGATGGCAGGGTGTGG GTAGAGGAGGCCAGTACCAACTCAGACGGACAGTGCAACGCCCTCCAGTTACAGATTGACCTCAACAAACTGCAGGCCGCAGTGCTGGAG GATCGGTACGAAGCCAGCGAGCTCACGTCCGGGATTTACCCCCAAGTGTCCAAGTGGAATCGCTGGGACTCCCCCAACCTGCGGCCCCAGCGAGACGATGTCTTCAGGCCCAGGGACTTCCGACGGCCCATCTTCCACCCGAGTCCAG ACTTTGTGCATCTGATGTGA
- the LOC116978083 gene encoding leucine-rich repeat and IQ domain-containing protein 3-like isoform X2: MARRGVCVKPERSQMSSELKRLVDNTHLVSPSISLILSCGEMEHISKEKKLKEIMVVNMSACYLINMGYLTNCSALRVCILPRNYISKMDALSNCPNLIKLDLHSNHITEIPDEFFWREMKCLEVLYLHNNIIGDMCSIEALSGCPQLTVLTLYDTPISLVPKYRHFVVNSIWSLKALDNFVIADEELMEDELDSSHYRAHSHQFLIYPPIPPQISTWRSELDNVQKLVGIINNILAHHSPVHIIQRWVRGHLTRKKLGIGTKPASSRPGFTPKCPSGIAGTPPTCGPSETMSSGPGTSDGPSSTRVQTLCI, from the exons ATGTCGTCAGAGCTGAAGCGATTGGTGGACAACACACACCTGGTGTCCCCTTCAATCTCGTTGATCTTGTCGTGTGGGGAGATGGAGCACATTAGCAAGGAGAAGAAACTGAAGGAGATTATGGTGGTGAACATGTCGGCATGTTACCTGATCAACATGGGCTACTTGACCAACTGCTCCGCTCTGCGTGTCTGCATTCTGCCCAGGAATTACATCTCCAAGATGGATGCTCTCTCAAACTGTCCCAATCTAATCAAGCTGGATCTCCATAGCAACCAT atTACCGAGATCCCAGACGAGTTCTTCTGGAGGGAGATGAAGTGTCTGGAGGTGCTGTATCTCCACAACAACATCATTGGTGACATGTGCAGCATCGAGGCACTGAGCGGCTGCCCACAGCTCACCGTGCTGACCCTGTACGACACCCCCATCAGCCTGGTGCCAAAGTATCGCCACTTTGTCGTCAACAGCATCTGGAGCCTGAAAGCGCTGGACAACTTTGTCATTGCCGACGAGGAACTGATGGAGGATGAGCTGGACAGCAGCCATTACCGTGCTCACAGTCACCAGTTCCTCATTTATCCTCCAATACCTCCACAG ATCTCCACCTGGCGCAGTGAGCTGGACAACGTCCAAAAGCTGGTGGGCATCATCAACAACATCCTTGCCCATCACTCCCCTGTGCACATCATTCAGCGCTGGGTCCGTGGCCACCTCACCAGGAAGAAGCTGGG GATCGGTACGAAGCCAGCGAGCTCACGTCCGGGATTTACCCCCAAGTGTCCAAGTGGAATCGCTGGGACTCCCCCAACCTGCGGCCCCAGCGAGACGATGTCTTCAGGCCCAGGGACTTCCGACGGCCCATCTTCCACCCGAGTCCAG ACTTTGTGCATCTGA